CTCCCGACGACCAGAACAGCCCTTACGCTGAGGGCACACGCGCCATCAACGAGGGACGTTGGTCCGATGCGGGATCAATCTTCTCAAAGATTGCATCGCAACGTGGAGACCGTGCCGACGCAGCACTCTACTGGAAGGCCTACGCCGAAAATAAAGAAGGGCAATCCGCCCGTGCCCTAGAGACCTGCGCGGACCTTGGCCGAAGCTATTCCAAGAGCCGCTGGATTACAGAGTGCGATGCCCTTCGCATTGAGATTCGCGGCGCAAGCGGAAATCCGGTTCAGCCGCAGTCCACACCGGATGACGACCTGAAGATGCTGGCCCTGAATGCGCTGATGCAGCAGGACGAAGGCCGGGCCATGCCGATTCTCCAGCAGATCCTCCAGAAGCCGGGTCCCGACAAACTCAAAGAGAAGGCCCTCTTCGTGCTGGCCAACAGCAATACTCCGGAAGCACAAAACGCCATCGCCCAGATTGCGCGTGGCCAATCGAACCCTCAGCTTCAGGTTCGGGCGATTCGCATGTATGCAGCGATCAAGGGCAAACAGTCAACCTCCATGCTCAGCGATGTGTACCAGCATTCGTCAGATGAAGCAGTGAAGCGCGCCATCTTGCAGTCGTATCTCGTCTCCGGCTCTCCGGACAAGCTGATGGAAGCTGCTCGCGGCGAGCAGAATCCCAACCTGGTCAAGGCTGCGATCCAGTCTCTGGGAGCGATGGGGGCCATCTCTGATCTTTCCACGCTCTATCGCGACAAGAAGGACACGCAGGCGCGGACGGCCATCCTCAATGCCCTGGTCGCCGCTGGACCAAAGGGCTCCGAGATGTTGAATACCATCGCCACCACGGAACAAGACCCAGAATTGCGTCGCAGAGCGATCCGCAATCTCGGAGTCACGGGAGGGAAAGCCGCTGCTCCTTCTCTAGTCGCTGCCTATCAGAGCAGTTCTGATGTCGAGTCGAAGAGGGCTGCTCTCGATGGGCTGTTCATCTCCGGCGATGCGACCGATCTCGTTTCTCTTGCCCGCTCCGAAAAGAACCCCGAGCTGAAACAGGCCATCGTCTCCAAACTCAGCATCATGCACAGCAAAGAAGCTACCGACTACATGATGGAGATTCTCAACAAATAGCACTGCCCCGAACGAAGGAGTGTACTTCGATGAACAGCCATCTTGCCATTGCCCTGCTCCTCAGCGCGTCTGCAGTCGCCTTCTCGGGACAGCAATCCGGTCAGCCGCGCGTCTCTGATACGCAGTTCAGCACCGAGGCCGTAGGCCCGGGACTGTCCGCGACGGTGACGCGATTTCAGCACTCCAACCAGCCTCTATGGATTGGATATGAAGTTCCATCTCTTGCACGAAGCCATTCATCTTCATGTAGCGATTCATATGGCTCCTCGTCTGACGATGGATGCTGCGGTGAATATCGACTCGAAGGCTCGCGAGACAGTTTGATTGAAACGACACAGAAGTCCGAACCCGGCAGGATGTATGTACTGCTGCGGCTCGATCATGGAGCTATCGTCAAGGTTCGCCCCGTCAACGCAGGCTGCCGCCTCAATGCCGGCGGCGTTCCCTTTACCTGGATCACAGGAGTGCAACCTGAAGACAGCGTTCGCTATCTCGCGCAGCTTGCCAGCCAGCCGCAAGCCGAAAATCGTGTAACTGAAGGCTCACTCGCTTCTTTGGCGATGCATGCGACTCCAGCAGCTACTAATGAACTGTCCACGCTCGCTTCTCCGCCAAGCGCCACACGGCTACGCGAAAAGGCTGCCTTCTGGCTCGGAGCCGAGCGCGGACACGACGGCCGGCTTGTTCTCGAGAAGCTTGTGCGCACCGAGCAAGACCCGAAGCTCCGTGAGAAGCTGACTTTCGATCTCTCTATCAACAAAGACCCAGCCTCGACCGATGATCTGCTTGCCCTCGCCAAGTCCGATACAAACCCCGGAGTTCGTGCCCAGGCAATGTTCTGGCTCGCCCAGAAGGCAGGCAAGAAGGCCACCGAGGCGCTAACCAATGCCATCGAGAACGATCCGGACCAGCAGGTCAAGAAGAAAGCCGTCTTCGCGCTAAGCCAGCTTCCGAAGGATGAAGGGATTCCACAACTGATTCATGTCGCCCAGACCAACTCCAACCCGGCAGTCCGTAAGGATGCCTTCTTCTGGTTGGGCCAATCCAAAGATCCCCGAGCGCTGGCTTATCTGGAATCCGTACTGAAACAGTAAGAGAATCAGAGACTTCGAGCACTGCCAACTTGGCCCTCCGTTCGCGGAGGGCCAAGTTGCGTTAGACTCCCTCTGTCCAGCTTTACCGCTACCGTGACTCATCTAAAAAGAGAGAGCGGAGACAAAAGCTCGTATCACCCTTTTCCGAGAACTGGCCCACGATCCCATCCCAAGAACTGCCACGCATTGAAACAGCCTCAATCAGGAGCTGTATACGATGACCGTTTCGACCTGCCTCTCGGCATTGCGCATTCCGTTCAAAGCACTTCTCGTTTCCCTCTTCGCGATTCCTCTTCTTCATGCTCAATCTGCGAAGGAGGTCTCCGACATTCTCCATACACTCTCACCTCAGTCGCAGAAGATCGTAGAGCGCATGGCCTCCTTTGGCGATCTTCCCGGAAATGAATGGCGCTATCACGTTGGCGATCTGCAACATGGAGAAGACCCGACGCTCGACGACTCCGGATGGCCGACGGCGAAACCGCGCAGCAAGGCTTCGAACGAAGCGATCTGGTATCGCCGCCTGATTGAAGTTCCCAAGACTCTCAATGGATACGACTTGACCGGCGCGCGCATTTGGTTCCAATTCCGCGCCAACGCGAATGGACCTGTCCCAGAGATCGTCTACTTCAATGGGCGTCGCGTGGCGATGGGGGATGATCTCGAACCGATCATTCTCTTCGATCAGGCCAGACCTGGCGATAAAGTCCTGGTCGCGGTCAAACTGCCCCAGACCGTCGGCGCTAAAACCTTCGTGTCTGTCTCGACACACATCGACTTCGCAAAAGGTCGTCCGAACCCCTCTGACCTAAGGCTAGAGTTCCTCTCCACCGCGGCGCTTCTACCCTCACTCTCGAAACAACCTGCGCAGGACATGGCCACGTTGGAACAGTCGATTGCGACCGTCGATCTCGCGGCTCTGGATGCGAACAAC
This portion of the Edaphobacter sp. 4G125 genome encodes:
- a CDS encoding HEAT repeat domain-containing protein is translated as MNSHLAIALLLSASAVAFSGQQSGQPRVSDTQFSTEAVGPGLSATVTRFQHSNQPLWIGYEVPSLARSHSSSCSDSYGSSSDDGCCGEYRLEGSRDSLIETTQKSEPGRMYVLLRLDHGAIVKVRPVNAGCRLNAGGVPFTWITGVQPEDSVRYLAQLASQPQAENRVTEGSLASLAMHATPAATNELSTLASPPSATRLREKAAFWLGAERGHDGRLVLEKLVRTEQDPKLREKLTFDLSINKDPASTDDLLALAKSDTNPGVRAQAMFWLAQKAGKKATEALTNAIENDPDQQVKKKAVFALSQLPKDEGIPQLIHVAQTNSNPAVRKDAFFWLGQSKDPRALAYLESVLKQ
- a CDS encoding HEAT repeat domain-containing protein, coding for MKTKFLLPATLFASLLSVPVTLTALEPATLEPLPHAGDIYAPDDQNSPYAEGTRAINEGRWSDAGSIFSKIASQRGDRADAALYWKAYAENKEGQSARALETCADLGRSYSKSRWITECDALRIEIRGASGNPVQPQSTPDDDLKMLALNALMQQDEGRAMPILQQILQKPGPDKLKEKALFVLANSNTPEAQNAIAQIARGQSNPQLQVRAIRMYAAIKGKQSTSMLSDVYQHSSDEAVKRAILQSYLVSGSPDKLMEAARGEQNPNLVKAAIQSLGAMGAISDLSTLYRDKKDTQARTAILNALVAAGPKGSEMLNTIATTEQDPELRRRAIRNLGVTGGKAAAPSLVAAYQSSSDVESKRAALDGLFISGDATDLVSLARSEKNPELKQAIVSKLSIMHSKEATDYMMEILNK